A genomic window from Candidatus Pelagisphaera phototrophica includes:
- a CDS encoding ATP-binding protein, with product MNPTGLFKDIFLKSPYAQIISSNGLIQMANRTAVELLVRSSDVDSLKDTPMEAYFRNWEKALQENEGTTSLTLASPTEKGPYACEALASKMGEGEVLWNLRPIGSGIESSGADRESALKVALDRSTDGIVCLSQDLSSEDQTSNWLVRFANRASRELIGIERSNIVGRALREVSSVYDVLKIDELISNIKNTQKPASKELAFELQGELKTVVLSAQKTDRSEYILVVEDVTKARRVEQELESSSNELERLSDQVPGVYFHLKINQDGDPSFPFISEKIKDLLGVEAQDVMKDASIAMGAVFIEDLERVYESLAVSSKNLNPLYLEYRVNGPNGKQKWVSTKAIPEKRGDETIIWYGIFEDVTLRKESEERLRMVSAAVDVSSDFILMMSTEGNGIYHNNSFTSVLGYDSVDQLNNSGGAVALFEDQGLFEKILQETQEYGHWQGDVQMATESSRVLDVYFRTVAVRDDKGRITAIVATGTDVTHNKRRQNLLKRYNSVLKAQSEASTDGILVVNERGIVSNYNKRFHEIWSLSPSVMDAGDPAKIWETASELMPEPQAFLDKANSISASETETVKDLLELNDGRIFEQASFPICSPLGESYGRVWFFHEITEQKRSEEQLRAAMRQAEEANEAKSYFLANMSHEIRTPMNGIIGMTGLVSDTDLDREQRECVDTIRASSEALLVVINDILDFSKIESGKLEIESTLFDLRDCVEEAVDTLALQATEKGLDIAYVIDKSMETTLLGDPTRLRQVVMNLIGNAVKFTGKGGVCVRVSLVEKSDDRLKAQFSIRDTGIGIPADRVDTLFDSFSQVDASTTRKYGGTGLGLSISKNLAELMGGSMWVESAVEEGSTFHFTVEFRKSAIESLPAGTKTVGEFEGKNALIVEHNAFSRESLRSQVEHLGLESIGLESLADLENIEVESSNLLLAYVESGIDGLDTNELVESVRKGTGNSNLPVVISGPLGSLHAGSGVSGKVLSQLKPCKLANTKRNLMDSVGLAEETVKKTEKTSEKLGERMPISILLAEDNIVNQKVATRLFKKIGYKIEMANNGLEAIKALEQSSYDLVFMDIQMPEMDGLEATRQIIAKWGDARPRIVALTANAMREDKEKCYEAGMDDYLTKPFKPIELEEAIESTYERLESKGGSTPTS from the coding sequence ATGAATCCCACTGGTTTGTTCAAAGACATATTCCTCAAATCTCCCTATGCTCAGATTATTTCGAGCAATGGTCTCATCCAGATGGCGAATCGAACGGCAGTAGAGTTATTGGTTCGCAGTTCAGATGTCGATTCTCTCAAGGACACTCCGATGGAGGCCTACTTTAGAAATTGGGAGAAAGCCCTTCAGGAAAACGAAGGTACCACGTCGTTGACCTTGGCTTCGCCCACTGAAAAAGGCCCATATGCGTGTGAAGCCCTAGCGTCAAAAATGGGTGAAGGTGAAGTTTTGTGGAATCTGCGTCCGATTGGATCTGGAATTGAATCAAGCGGTGCCGACCGGGAGTCGGCTCTAAAGGTGGCTCTTGATCGATCGACAGACGGGATCGTCTGCTTATCGCAAGACCTATCTAGTGAAGATCAGACATCAAATTGGCTTGTCCGTTTCGCTAATCGCGCTTCCCGCGAGCTTATTGGAATCGAACGCTCAAATATTGTGGGCAGAGCATTAAGGGAAGTGTCTTCAGTTTACGACGTTCTCAAAATTGACGAGCTCATCTCGAATATTAAGAATACTCAAAAGCCGGCAAGTAAAGAGCTCGCATTTGAGTTACAAGGCGAGTTGAAAACGGTTGTTCTTTCGGCCCAGAAAACGGATCGTTCTGAGTACATTTTAGTTGTTGAAGACGTCACCAAGGCGCGGCGGGTCGAGCAGGAGCTGGAAAGCAGTTCCAATGAGTTGGAGCGTTTGAGTGACCAAGTACCTGGGGTCTACTTTCATTTGAAGATTAACCAAGACGGTGATCCGTCCTTCCCGTTTATCAGCGAGAAGATTAAAGACCTTCTAGGAGTCGAAGCGCAAGATGTAATGAAGGATGCCTCTATCGCCATGGGGGCCGTATTCATCGAGGACTTGGAGCGGGTATATGAAAGCTTGGCAGTATCTTCGAAGAATCTTAATCCGCTCTATTTAGAATATCGAGTTAACGGTCCTAATGGAAAGCAGAAATGGGTATCAACTAAAGCGATACCGGAAAAGCGTGGTGACGAGACGATTATATGGTACGGAATTTTTGAGGACGTTACCTTAAGGAAAGAATCCGAAGAGCGCCTTAGAATGGTATCTGCTGCCGTTGACGTCTCTAGCGACTTCATCCTGATGATGTCGACCGAAGGAAACGGCATCTACCATAACAACTCCTTCACCAGCGTTCTTGGATATGACTCAGTCGACCAGTTGAACAATTCCGGTGGAGCAGTGGCTCTATTTGAAGATCAAGGCCTGTTTGAGAAAATCCTACAAGAGACTCAGGAATATGGTCATTGGCAGGGAGATGTGCAGATGGCTACGGAGTCAAGTAGAGTGCTTGATGTCTACTTTAGAACAGTTGCCGTGCGCGATGACAAAGGACGGATTACCGCAATCGTTGCCACTGGTACTGATGTCACTCACAACAAACGGCGCCAGAATTTGTTGAAGCGCTACAACTCCGTATTGAAAGCACAATCCGAGGCATCGACGGATGGAATTCTGGTAGTAAATGAACGAGGTATCGTATCGAACTACAACAAGCGTTTTCACGAAATCTGGTCGCTTTCTCCAAGTGTTATGGACGCGGGAGACCCTGCGAAAATCTGGGAGACCGCATCGGAACTGATGCCTGAACCTCAAGCGTTCTTGGATAAGGCGAATTCAATTTCTGCGAGTGAAACCGAGACAGTAAAAGATCTGCTCGAGTTGAACGACGGAAGAATTTTTGAGCAAGCTTCCTTCCCGATATGCTCACCTCTAGGTGAATCGTATGGAAGGGTTTGGTTCTTTCATGAGATAACGGAGCAGAAACGTTCTGAAGAGCAGCTAAGGGCCGCAATGCGGCAGGCAGAAGAGGCGAACGAGGCTAAGAGTTATTTTCTCGCCAACATGAGCCATGAAATTCGGACTCCGATGAATGGCATCATCGGTATGACCGGCTTGGTAAGTGACACGGACCTTGATCGCGAGCAGCGCGAATGCGTGGATACAATCCGTGCCAGTAGCGAGGCGTTGCTTGTCGTTATAAATGACATTCTAGACTTTTCGAAGATCGAATCCGGAAAACTCGAGATCGAGAGTACCCTCTTTGACCTTCGCGATTGTGTAGAGGAGGCAGTTGATACTCTCGCCTTACAGGCGACCGAAAAAGGTTTGGACATCGCATATGTGATCGACAAGTCGATGGAAACTACGCTGCTCGGAGACCCTACGCGTTTACGGCAAGTTGTGATGAACCTGATTGGCAATGCGGTAAAGTTTACGGGAAAAGGGGGCGTTTGTGTTCGAGTTTCCCTTGTGGAAAAGAGCGATGATCGTTTGAAGGCCCAGTTCTCAATACGTGATACGGGAATTGGTATTCCTGCGGATAGAGTAGATACACTCTTCGATTCGTTTAGTCAGGTGGATGCCTCAACTACTAGAAAGTATGGTGGCACCGGTCTTGGTTTGTCGATCAGCAAGAACCTGGCCGAGTTAATGGGTGGATCGATGTGGGTGGAGAGCGCAGTAGAGGAGGGGTCGACGTTCCACTTCACGGTTGAGTTCCGCAAATCTGCTATTGAATCGCTTCCTGCAGGAACGAAGACTGTGGGCGAATTTGAGGGAAAGAATGCTTTGATTGTTGAGCACAACGCATTCAGTCGAGAGTCCTTGAGGAGCCAGGTTGAACACCTTGGATTAGAATCGATTGGTCTGGAGTCGTTGGCTGATCTTGAGAATATTGAAGTTGAGTCTTCGAATCTGCTTCTGGCTTATGTGGAATCGGGTATCGATGGATTAGATACGAATGAATTAGTTGAAAGCGTTCGAAAAGGCACAGGGAATTCGAATTTGCCTGTAGTGATATCTGGTCCGTTGGGGAGTCTTCATGCTGGCAGCGGTGTGTCTGGCAAGGTGTTGTCACAATTAAAGCCTTGTAAGCTTGCGAATACGAAACGCAATCTCATGGATTCCGTAGGGTTAGCGGAGGAGACGGTAAAAAAGACCGAGAAAACTTCTGAGAAACTAGGAGAGAGAATGCCGATTTCTATCTTGCTTGCTGAGGATAATATCGTAAACCAGAAGGTTGCAACTAGGTTGTTTAAGAAAATTGGTTACAAGATTGAAATGGCGAATAACGGCCTTGAAGCGATAAAGGCTCTTGAGCAGAGTTCTTATGACCTTGTATTCATGGATATTCAAATGCCGGAAATGGACGGTCTTGAAGCTACGAGGCAAATAATCGCCAAGTGGGGTGATGCGAGACCGAGAATTGTTGCGCTGACCGCAAACGCTATGCGAGAAGATAAAGAGAAGTGCTACGAAGCTGGGATGGACGACTACCTGACCAAGCCGTTTAAGCCCATTGAGCTAGAAGAAGCCATTGAGAGTACTTACGAACGTCTAGAATCAAAGGGCGGGTCAACTCCAACCTCTTAA
- a CDS encoding glycosyltransferase has protein sequence MLDSSPKGESDCYKRAKRSLGLILEKGEELKFDHVVEPEVTIVIASRNPAPFLFRCLEALCLSESVRMEVVVVVESSPRELIALLLDRLKTVVKVRCPEIVSYSDAWNQGANVARSANIIFLKDDVCVRKDAICATLNALNNDGGVGAVGAMLLDGDGVLIESGSLLNSSGICRSVGRGWNPDDYRVQYKRDVAFCSGAYLGITKETFQSIGGFDESFLDEYYEDVDLCLRLNRAGKRTVYDPCSVATRNLEYRDSWEKAAKLMAANRNRLLLIRELELASFPSQSDFELDTVHECARGQRILWVEDAPPFAHMGAGFPRTKEMLRTLIELGHSVTLLPTFITTSDFMDVYKDTPREVEVALGVGAEGFDEFWQRKWKEYDTVIISRPNNLNSIGRIIEDTKSKRPDLRLIYDAEAIFANREINEALYNGEPFSESEERQLLKAELKLAVIADVILSISEHERKQFASLGFSKVIMLRHHSTIEPAVRSFAEREGILFVGAVHSDSAPNAIGLIDFIENSLPLIRAKLGQDIKLYCAGRYHSDELMKYASDSEVFLGFVEDLSEWYEKCRVFIAPARFAAGIPLKIIEAASKGIPVVATTLARSQLGWTEEELISAHTAGAFADACVRVYSEEPLWHQLRMGALAKIRQGYSREHIVEALRCALEY, from the coding sequence ATGCTAGATTCTAGTCCAAAAGGAGAGTCAGATTGCTACAAGCGAGCGAAGCGTTCGCTCGGTTTAATTCTGGAAAAGGGAGAAGAACTGAAATTTGATCACGTGGTGGAGCCAGAAGTAACCATAGTAATCGCTTCGCGTAACCCAGCTCCATTCCTATTTCGTTGCCTAGAGGCGCTTTGCCTTTCGGAATCCGTCCGGATGGAGGTTGTAGTAGTCGTTGAGTCGAGCCCTCGTGAGTTGATTGCCCTTTTGCTCGATCGATTAAAGACCGTTGTGAAGGTGCGTTGTCCGGAAATCGTAAGCTACTCTGACGCTTGGAATCAGGGCGCGAATGTAGCGCGAAGTGCAAATATCATTTTTTTGAAGGACGACGTGTGCGTAAGGAAGGATGCGATTTGCGCGACACTGAACGCCTTGAATAATGATGGCGGGGTGGGAGCCGTTGGAGCCATGTTGCTGGACGGAGATGGAGTCCTCATTGAGTCGGGATCGCTTTTGAATTCCAGTGGAATTTGCCGATCAGTAGGAAGAGGCTGGAATCCGGACGACTATCGTGTGCAGTACAAAAGAGATGTAGCGTTTTGCTCAGGAGCCTACTTGGGAATTACAAAAGAGACTTTTCAGTCGATCGGAGGATTCGATGAGTCTTTCTTGGATGAGTACTACGAAGACGTTGACCTATGCTTGAGGCTCAATCGTGCTGGGAAGAGGACCGTTTACGATCCTTGCAGTGTAGCGACCAGAAATCTGGAGTACCGAGACTCTTGGGAAAAGGCCGCTAAATTGATGGCGGCAAATAGAAATAGGCTTTTGTTGATTCGCGAGTTAGAGCTCGCTAGTTTCCCCTCTCAAAGTGATTTCGAATTAGATACGGTTCATGAGTGTGCGAGAGGGCAGCGGATACTTTGGGTTGAAGACGCTCCTCCTTTCGCCCACATGGGAGCAGGGTTTCCCAGGACGAAGGAAATGCTGCGGACTCTGATTGAACTGGGGCATTCCGTAACTCTGCTTCCCACTTTTATTACGACGAGCGACTTTATGGATGTGTACAAAGATACACCTCGAGAAGTTGAAGTGGCCTTAGGAGTTGGGGCGGAAGGTTTCGATGAATTTTGGCAGAGAAAATGGAAAGAGTATGATACTGTCATCATTTCGCGACCCAATAATCTTAATTCTATTGGTCGCATAATTGAAGATACAAAAAGCAAAAGACCAGACTTGCGTTTGATATACGACGCCGAGGCTATTTTCGCTAACCGAGAGATAAACGAGGCGCTATACAATGGGGAACCGTTTTCCGAGTCGGAAGAGAGACAACTGCTAAAAGCGGAATTGAAGCTGGCGGTGATTGCGGATGTAATACTATCGATATCCGAGCACGAACGAAAGCAATTTGCTTCACTGGGATTCTCCAAGGTGATCATGCTTAGGCATCACTCGACAATTGAGCCAGCGGTTAGGTCATTTGCAGAGAGAGAAGGGATACTTTTTGTGGGGGCGGTTCACTCGGATTCGGCCCCAAACGCGATAGGTTTGATTGACTTTATTGAAAATTCCCTCCCGCTAATTCGAGCAAAACTGGGGCAGGACATAAAGCTGTATTGCGCCGGCAGATACCATTCAGATGAATTGATGAAGTATGCCTCGGATTCAGAAGTCTTTTTAGGATTCGTGGAAGACCTCAGTGAGTGGTATGAAAAATGCCGAGTGTTCATTGCACCCGCTCGGTTTGCGGCGGGTATACCTCTAAAGATCATTGAAGCCGCTTCGAAGGGTATCCCCGTTGTGGCGACTACTCTTGCAAGGAGCCAGCTTGGATGGACCGAAGAGGAGTTAATCTCGGCACATACCGCAGGGGCCTTCGCGGATGCTTGTGTTCGTGTTTATTCGGAAGAACCCTTGTGGCACCAGCTAAGAATGGGAGCATTGGCCAAAATACGGCAGGGCTACAGCCGAGAACACATCGTCGAAGCGCTGCGTTGCGCCCTGGAGTATTAG
- a CDS encoding HDOD domain-containing protein, whose protein sequence is MASRIAHRYSQMSSEAKRAIKILIADKDPSFLDSISNAPSIIQEGWQLRTLQDGEEAAASLAADQADIVLTSLDLPKTSGDILLSNVKREYPNSLRFLVHDQSDKESLKKGTGLAHLYIERPISPEDLVTEIKHVFNTQLRIRRKEVIEIVRDTKQLHVNTEPMQQLLKTSDDPNCGIDDFAPVIRQHPTVVATILQVANTAFLGAGGRVETIEEALQMLGMDFVRNLAITELAKKQLSLSPGLQEIANAVLKHCIETSHSGLQMGKFGVNVKQTQALSSITLLHDLGKLVLLANKQEEYADLMGRSIENNRPLWHLEQAIFGCDHAAIGGLLFTMWGLPENIVRATTWHHEPAAFASNEFCYVTLLHFANSAAHVKNEMPFYCGDELIPEVAEKARLPIEYVKELD, encoded by the coding sequence ATGGCTTCCCGTATCGCCCACAGATACAGTCAAATGAGTTCGGAGGCAAAGAGAGCAATCAAGATACTGATTGCTGATAAAGACCCTTCTTTCCTCGATTCGATTAGCAACGCTCCATCGATCATCCAGGAAGGATGGCAACTGCGTACCCTACAGGATGGAGAAGAAGCAGCCGCTTCCCTAGCTGCGGATCAAGCAGATATCGTACTCACCAGCCTAGACCTTCCCAAGACCTCTGGCGACATACTTCTATCAAACGTTAAACGGGAATACCCAAATTCGCTTAGGTTTCTAGTTCACGACCAGTCTGACAAAGAATCGTTAAAGAAAGGGACGGGTCTGGCCCACCTCTATATCGAGAGACCCATCTCACCAGAGGACCTCGTAACCGAGATCAAGCATGTCTTTAACACTCAGTTGAGAATTCGACGCAAAGAGGTTATTGAAATCGTTCGGGACACAAAACAGCTCCACGTCAACACGGAGCCAATGCAGCAGCTTCTTAAAACCTCCGATGATCCCAATTGTGGAATAGATGATTTCGCTCCTGTGATACGGCAGCATCCGACAGTAGTTGCTACCATTCTTCAAGTTGCCAACACCGCTTTTCTCGGAGCTGGTGGCCGAGTGGAAACCATTGAGGAAGCCCTCCAGATGCTGGGCATGGACTTCGTTCGTAATCTCGCAATTACTGAGTTAGCGAAAAAGCAGCTAAGTCTTTCTCCTGGGCTGCAAGAGATCGCCAACGCGGTGTTGAAGCATTGCATCGAGACCAGTCACAGCGGACTGCAGATGGGAAAGTTTGGGGTGAACGTGAAGCAGACTCAAGCGCTTTCCAGTATCACTCTTCTCCATGACCTTGGAAAATTAGTTCTCTTGGCAAACAAACAAGAAGAATATGCTGACCTAATGGGGAGATCCATCGAGAACAACCGGCCATTGTGGCATTTGGAGCAAGCCATATTCGGTTGCGACCATGCTGCCATCGGAGGTTTACTCTTCACAATGTGGGGACTCCCGGAAAATATCGTTAGAGCCACAACATGGCATCATGAACCCGCAGCTTTTGCTTCAAATGAGTTTTGCTACGTTACCCTATTGCATTTCGCCAACTCCGCCGCTCATGTTAAAAACGAGATGCCTTTCTACTGCGGGGATGAGCTGATTCCTGAGGTTGCCGAGAAGGCTCGACTACCAATCGAATACGTCAAGGAACTGGACTGA
- the coaBC gene encoding bifunctional phosphopantothenoylcysteine decarboxylase/phosphopantothenate--cysteine ligase CoaBC has protein sequence MLERKRILLILTGSIAAYKSLDLIRLLTKAGASVEGVLTEGGKQFVTPLSVETLTGKKAHVEMWDSQAYEMSHIELSRRADLIVVAPATANFISKMVRGEGDDLASTLILAKNKPVILAPSMNVEMWENPAFQRNLEIAKSDGATVIPPQADMLACGEIGMGKMAEPGSIMEVIDDHFRLASTLEGRRAIVTSGGTIERIDSVRHISNFSSGKQGNAIAIALAQSGAKVTLVLGKNSIGPASHPNLEVLEVVSAEEMHESVHKALPADIFVGCAAVCDFKVVNPSDRKIKKSEGLNIKFAENPDIVRSVGKLGPTDRPAVVVGFAAETEELIDNAQAKLDIKGCDLIVANNVSGGSVFGQDDNTAHFVTPEGSVELGTLSKRQLGQEISLWIFERLRR, from the coding sequence ATGCTTGAGCGAAAACGCATTCTATTGATACTGACAGGCAGCATCGCGGCATACAAATCGCTCGACCTCATTCGTCTGCTCACAAAGGCCGGTGCCTCGGTTGAGGGCGTGTTGACCGAGGGAGGAAAGCAATTTGTAACTCCCCTTTCCGTCGAAACCCTCACCGGAAAAAAAGCACACGTCGAAATGTGGGATTCCCAAGCCTACGAAATGAGCCACATCGAACTTTCCCGTCGAGCGGATTTGATTGTCGTGGCTCCGGCAACCGCTAACTTCATTTCAAAAATGGTACGAGGCGAAGGAGACGATCTCGCTTCCACCCTAATACTGGCGAAGAATAAGCCAGTCATTCTCGCCCCTAGCATGAATGTGGAAATGTGGGAAAACCCTGCTTTTCAACGCAATCTTGAAATTGCGAAATCCGATGGAGCCACAGTCATTCCTCCACAAGCTGACATGTTGGCCTGTGGAGAAATCGGTATGGGTAAGATGGCTGAGCCGGGTTCGATAATGGAAGTGATCGACGACCATTTCCGGCTTGCATCAACTCTCGAAGGGAGACGCGCCATCGTCACGTCTGGAGGCACGATCGAACGCATTGATAGCGTGCGACACATTAGCAACTTTTCTTCCGGCAAGCAGGGTAATGCCATCGCAATTGCTCTTGCCCAGTCAGGTGCGAAGGTAACTCTGGTTTTGGGCAAGAACAGTATCGGTCCGGCAAGCCACCCAAATCTGGAGGTTCTCGAGGTCGTATCAGCCGAAGAAATGCATGAATCGGTCCACAAAGCCCTGCCCGCAGACATTTTCGTTGGATGTGCCGCAGTGTGTGACTTTAAGGTCGTCAATCCTTCCGATCGAAAAATCAAAAAGTCCGAAGGATTGAATATCAAGTTTGCCGAGAACCCAGACATCGTCCGTTCGGTAGGTAAACTGGGGCCTACTGATCGTCCCGCAGTGGTCGTCGGATTCGCTGCAGAAACAGAAGAACTGATAGACAACGCTCAAGCGAAGCTAGATATCAAAGGCTGCGACTTGATTGTCGCTAACAACGTCTCAGGTGGTTCCGTTTTCGGTCAGGACGATAATACTGCTCACTTCGTAACTCCTGAAGGGTCGGTCGAACTAGGGACACTAAGCAAAAGACAACTCGGACAGGAGATATCCCTATGGATTTTTGAACGTCTCAGAAGGTAA
- the dinB gene encoding DNA polymerase IV produces the protein MERQIIHVDMDCFYAAIEARDNPSLRREPIAVGSKSSRGVLTTCNYEARKFGIHSAMPNFIAVRKCPHLVILPVRFEVYRFESKRIRSILNQYTNLVEPLSLDEAYLDVSSDERNAVSIANDIRRQIRRVTGLSASAGVAPNKMLAKIASDWKKPNGLFHLAADEISEFMSSLPVSKIWGIGKKAEEKLLAKNIRTCGDLQSYSSLELTHLFGKFGGELYDLCRGIDHRPIVSHRIRKSISVERTFSANLESLEACAEKVQSLLLELEEDLFRIKVDRKIAKLFLKLKFSDFSKTTVERVGLAINESSAQTLLREAFGRKALPVRLIGIGVRLATHQASQSKQLEFEFQN, from the coding sequence ATGGAGCGGCAGATAATACATGTGGATATGGACTGTTTCTACGCAGCAATCGAGGCTCGAGACAATCCGTCCTTGAGGCGAGAGCCTATCGCCGTGGGTAGCAAAAGTTCGAGAGGGGTACTGACTACATGCAACTATGAAGCTCGAAAATTTGGTATCCACTCGGCAATGCCAAATTTTATCGCAGTACGAAAATGCCCCCACCTCGTTATTTTACCAGTAAGATTCGAGGTATATAGATTCGAGTCCAAACGCATTAGATCCATTCTCAATCAATACACCAATCTAGTAGAGCCCCTTTCGCTCGACGAAGCCTACCTAGACGTATCGAGCGATGAACGAAACGCGGTTTCAATCGCCAACGATATCCGAAGACAGATAAGACGCGTCACTGGACTGTCGGCTTCCGCAGGAGTCGCTCCCAACAAAATGCTCGCTAAAATCGCTAGCGACTGGAAGAAGCCCAATGGCCTGTTCCATCTCGCTGCGGACGAAATATCCGAATTCATGTCGAGTCTCCCTGTATCTAAGATCTGGGGAATCGGAAAGAAGGCAGAAGAAAAGCTACTAGCAAAAAACATACGGACATGCGGTGATCTTCAGTCCTACAGCTCTTTAGAGCTTACACATTTATTCGGTAAATTCGGCGGTGAGCTTTACGACTTGTGTCGAGGGATCGACCATCGTCCCATCGTCTCCCACCGTATTCGTAAATCCATTAGCGTTGAAAGGACTTTCTCGGCCAATCTCGAATCGCTCGAGGCTTGCGCGGAAAAGGTTCAGTCTCTCTTATTGGAACTCGAAGAGGACTTGTTCCGAATCAAAGTGGATCGGAAGATCGCGAAGCTTTTTTTAAAGCTGAAGTTCTCCGACTTTTCCAAAACGACCGTCGAGCGAGTGGGTCTTGCGATCAACGAGTCTTCTGCCCAAACCCTGTTACGAGAAGCCTTCGGCCGTAAGGCTTTGCCTGTGAGGCTTATCGGAATTGGCGTTAGGCTCGCGACCCATCAAGCGAGCCAATCAAAACAGCTCGAGTTCGAGTTTCAAAACTAG
- a CDS encoding TrmH family RNA methyltransferase gives MAEPLSKAKLSVFRKLHSKKNREIENRFIIEGWHLLEEAIKSGVHLNAVVYDGSRKLSDEDRVVLAKATQHSDKVYLASESQLKALGETKTNSGVIGIADRLHYDWGSVEASLRTKIEGCLVVLDAVSDPGNCGAIVRGCDWFGADAVLMGKGCPEKENGKLVRATMGGLFHLPILPIENLADTVGSLKSEGFQVVAGEIGASESLQSFHWPAKTVLVIGNEARGVSEQILELADHRIEIPSFGNGESLNAAMSCSVFLGHWRMLDSTTLG, from the coding sequence ATGGCAGAACCGCTTTCAAAAGCCAAGCTTTCGGTCTTTCGAAAGTTACACAGCAAGAAAAACAGGGAGATCGAAAACCGATTCATTATTGAAGGGTGGCACTTGCTGGAGGAGGCCATCAAATCCGGTGTGCATCTTAACGCGGTGGTATATGATGGATCCCGAAAGTTGAGTGATGAGGACCGAGTGGTTCTGGCTAAAGCCACTCAGCATTCAGATAAGGTCTACTTGGCAAGCGAATCACAGCTGAAGGCTCTGGGAGAAACGAAGACAAACTCGGGAGTGATTGGGATTGCCGATCGCTTACATTATGATTGGGGAAGCGTTGAAGCCTCTCTCAGGACAAAAATTGAGGGTTGTTTGGTAGTCTTGGATGCGGTTAGCGACCCGGGAAATTGCGGTGCGATTGTTCGAGGGTGTGATTGGTTTGGGGCTGATGCGGTTCTCATGGGGAAGGGGTGTCCGGAAAAGGAAAACGGAAAACTCGTAAGAGCCACGATGGGTGGTCTCTTTCATTTGCCCATCTTGCCGATTGAAAATTTAGCAGATACCGTGGGTTCTTTAAAAAGTGAAGGATTTCAAGTTGTTGCGGGTGAAATCGGGGCGAGCGAGTCCCTTCAAAGTTTCCACTGGCCGGCTAAAACCGTACTGGTAATTGGAAATGAAGCGAGGGGAGTTTCGGAGCAGATTCTGGAGTTGGCGGACCATCGGATAGAAATTCCCTCTTTTGGGAATGGGGAATCTCTAAACGCTGCAATGTCATGCTCAGTCTTTTTAGGTCATTGGCGTATGCTTGATTCGACTACGCTCGGCTAA
- a CDS encoding thioredoxin family protein, with product MNWLAELDEALEQRNSQQRRLLMIFKGNGDWCPWCNKLEALLNNDDALDDYLELEGILGAKIGIPRKSEDITGIRERFGITGIPFLLFYSDDGRIEGTTEFIDGGNAVSYVSWIESVDSSAL from the coding sequence ATGAATTGGTTGGCCGAACTAGACGAAGCGCTTGAGCAAAGGAACTCCCAGCAGAGACGATTACTCATGATTTTTAAGGGGAATGGGGATTGGTGTCCTTGGTGCAATAAGCTGGAAGCGTTGCTAAACAACGATGATGCGTTGGATGATTATTTGGAGTTGGAAGGTATTCTTGGGGCCAAGATAGGAATCCCGCGGAAGAGCGAGGACATTACCGGTATTCGAGAACGGTTTGGGATAACCGGAATTCCATTCCTCCTCTTCTATTCTGACGATGGCAGAATCGAAGGGACAACCGAATTTATCGACGGAGGAAATGCGGTCTCCTATGTTTCTTGGATAGAATCCGTCGATTCAAGCGCCTTGTAG
- a CDS encoding HDOD domain-containing protein — MVICDYRIPQINVAELLLKAEKAHPFIHRFIVANRDEIGVLEDGIGSSFHFLRKPCPANRLLTEIQRCLSIEAWLGKSQIKNIVVTLGELPSFPSLYIKIVDTLNDDDVSIEKVGKAISNDITISVKILKIVHSSFFGSDETISDITQAVSVLGIETVKNLVLAIKVFSGTQEGEQKIQTDQLWHHSMSVAVGAKNLMMYETGTSKLAEGPIHPDSFTTSGN; from the coding sequence ATCGTCATCTGCGACTACCGTATACCGCAAATAAATGTTGCAGAGCTCCTGCTCAAAGCCGAAAAAGCCCATCCGTTTATTCACCGATTCATAGTCGCAAATCGGGACGAGATCGGAGTTCTGGAAGACGGAATCGGGAGCTCCTTCCATTTTCTGCGGAAGCCATGTCCTGCCAATCGACTCCTAACCGAAATTCAGAGATGTCTCTCAATCGAGGCCTGGCTTGGGAAATCCCAAATCAAGAACATCGTCGTCACACTAGGCGAACTACCTAGCTTTCCCTCTCTCTATATCAAAATCGTCGATACGCTGAACGACGACGATGTATCCATCGAGAAAGTTGGCAAAGCGATCTCCAATGACATAACGATCAGCGTTAAGATTCTAAAAATCGTTCATTCCTCCTTCTTCGGCTCCGATGAAACCATTTCTGACATTACCCAAGCCGTCAGTGTCCTTGGTATCGAAACGGTCAAGAACCTAGTGCTCGCAATCAAGGTATTTAGTGGCACCCAGGAAGGAGAACAAAAGATTCAGACCGACCAACTATGGCATCACAGCATGAGCGTCGCTGTAGGGGCTAAAAACCTTATGATGTACGAAACCGGTACTTCTAAACTTGCAGAGGGGCCTATACACCCGGACTCTTTCACGACATCGGGAAACTAA